Proteins encoded by one window of Bubalus bubalis isolate 160015118507 breed Murrah chromosome 4, NDDB_SH_1, whole genome shotgun sequence:
- the ZNF740 gene encoding zinc finger protein 740 isoform X3: MAQASLLACEGLAGVSLVPTAASKKMMLSQIASKQAENGERAGSPDVLRCSSQGHRKDSDKSRSRKDDDSLAEASHSKKTVKKVVVVEQNGSFQVKIPKNFVCEHCFGAFRSSYHLKRHILIHTGEKPFECDICDMRFIQKYHLERHKRVHSGEKPYQCERCHQDQNETQTRDEK; this comes from the exons ATGGCTCAG GCAAGTCTCCTGGCTTGTGAAGGCCTAGCAGGTGTGAGTTTGGTCCCCACTGCAGCCAGCAAGAAGATGATGCTGAGCCAGATTGCCAGCAAGCAGGCCGAGAATGGAGAGCGGGCAGGTAGCCCTGATGTGCTGAGGTGCTCGAGTCAG GGCCACCGAAAAGACAGTGATAAATCCCGGAGCCGCAAAGACGATGACAGCTTGGCTGAGGCCTCTCATTCAAAAAAGACTGTTAAAAAG gtggtggtagtggaacaaaatggttCTTTTCAAGTAAAGATTcccaaaaattttgtttgtgaaCACTGCTTTGGAGCCTTTAGGAGCAGTTATCACCTCAAGAGGCACATCCTTATTCATACCG GTGAGAAGCCATTTGAGTGTGACATATGTGATATGCGTTTCATCCAGAAGTACCACCTGGAGCGTCACAAGCGTGTACACAGTGGGGAAAAGCCCTACCAGTGTGAACGGTGTCACCAG GACCAAAACGAGACACAAACAAGAGATGAGAAATGA
- the ZNF740 gene encoding zinc finger protein 740 isoform X1: MAQASLLACEGLAGVSLVPTAASKKMMLSQIASKQAENGERAGSPDVLRCSSQGHRKDSDKSRSRKDDDSLAEASHSKKTVKKVVVVEQNGSFQVKIPKNFVCEHCFGAFRSSYHLKRHILIHTGEKPFECDICDMRFIQKYHLERHKRVHSGEKPYQCERCHQCFSRTDRLLRHKRMCQGCQSKTSDGQFSL, from the exons ATGGCTCAG GCAAGTCTCCTGGCTTGTGAAGGCCTAGCAGGTGTGAGTTTGGTCCCCACTGCAGCCAGCAAGAAGATGATGCTGAGCCAGATTGCCAGCAAGCAGGCCGAGAATGGAGAGCGGGCAGGTAGCCCTGATGTGCTGAGGTGCTCGAGTCAG GGCCACCGAAAAGACAGTGATAAATCCCGGAGCCGCAAAGACGATGACAGCTTGGCTGAGGCCTCTCATTCAAAAAAGACTGTTAAAAAG gtggtggtagtggaacaaaatggttCTTTTCAAGTAAAGATTcccaaaaattttgtttgtgaaCACTGCTTTGGAGCCTTTAGGAGCAGTTATCACCTCAAGAGGCACATCCTTATTCATACCG GTGAGAAGCCATTTGAGTGTGACATATGTGATATGCGTTTCATCCAGAAGTACCACCTGGAGCGTCACAAGCGTGTACACAGTGGGGAAAAGCCCTACCAGTGTGAACGGTGTCACCAG TGTTTTTCTCGGACAGATCGATTACTCAGACACAAACGGATGTGCCAAGGGTGCCAGTCCAAGACTTCCGACGGGCAGTTTTCTCTCTAG
- the ZNF740 gene encoding zinc finger protein 740 isoform X2, translating into MKEASLLACEGLAGVSLVPTAASKKMMLSQIASKQAENGERAGSPDVLRCSSQGHRKDSDKSRSRKDDDSLAEASHSKKTVKKVVVVEQNGSFQVKIPKNFVCEHCFGAFRSSYHLKRHILIHTGEKPFECDICDMRFIQKYHLERHKRVHSGEKPYQCERCHQCFSRTDRLLRHKRMCQGCQSKTSDGQFSL; encoded by the exons ATGAAGGAG GCAAGTCTCCTGGCTTGTGAAGGCCTAGCAGGTGTGAGTTTGGTCCCCACTGCAGCCAGCAAGAAGATGATGCTGAGCCAGATTGCCAGCAAGCAGGCCGAGAATGGAGAGCGGGCAGGTAGCCCTGATGTGCTGAGGTGCTCGAGTCAG GGCCACCGAAAAGACAGTGATAAATCCCGGAGCCGCAAAGACGATGACAGCTTGGCTGAGGCCTCTCATTCAAAAAAGACTGTTAAAAAG gtggtggtagtggaacaaaatggttCTTTTCAAGTAAAGATTcccaaaaattttgtttgtgaaCACTGCTTTGGAGCCTTTAGGAGCAGTTATCACCTCAAGAGGCACATCCTTATTCATACCG GTGAGAAGCCATTTGAGTGTGACATATGTGATATGCGTTTCATCCAGAAGTACCACCTGGAGCGTCACAAGCGTGTACACAGTGGGGAAAAGCCCTACCAGTGTGAACGGTGTCACCAG TGTTTTTCTCGGACAGATCGATTACTCAGACACAAACGGATGTGCCAAGGGTGCCAGTCCAAGACTTCCGACGGGCAGTTTTCTCTCTAG
- the ZNF740 gene encoding zinc finger protein 740 isoform X4 encodes MMLSQIASKQAENGERAGSPDVLRCSSQGHRKDSDKSRSRKDDDSLAEASHSKKTVKKVVVVEQNGSFQVKIPKNFVCEHCFGAFRSSYHLKRHILIHTGEKPFECDICDMRFIQKYHLERHKRVHSGEKPYQCERCHQCFSRTDRLLRHKRMCQGCQSKTSDGQFSL; translated from the exons ATGATGCTGAGCCAGATTGCCAGCAAGCAGGCCGAGAATGGAGAGCGGGCAGGTAGCCCTGATGTGCTGAGGTGCTCGAGTCAG GGCCACCGAAAAGACAGTGATAAATCCCGGAGCCGCAAAGACGATGACAGCTTGGCTGAGGCCTCTCATTCAAAAAAGACTGTTAAAAAG gtggtggtagtggaacaaaatggttCTTTTCAAGTAAAGATTcccaaaaattttgtttgtgaaCACTGCTTTGGAGCCTTTAGGAGCAGTTATCACCTCAAGAGGCACATCCTTATTCATACCG GTGAGAAGCCATTTGAGTGTGACATATGTGATATGCGTTTCATCCAGAAGTACCACCTGGAGCGTCACAAGCGTGTACACAGTGGGGAAAAGCCCTACCAGTGTGAACGGTGTCACCAG TGTTTTTCTCGGACAGATCGATTACTCAGACACAAACGGATGTGCCAAGGGTGCCAGTCCAAGACTTCCGACGGGCAGTTTTCTCTCTAG